The following coding sequences lie in one Euhalothece natronophila Z-M001 genomic window:
- the mgtE gene encoding magnesium transporter: protein MHQNVLEDLLQPNALQAAKKEANQIPATELVQLLMEIDPDKRVLAFRLLDKDKAIAVFEYLRAEEQAELIQSMEDPKVMHLVEALPADERVRLFEELPAKVTKRLIGNLSPNSRENVNRLLGYPERSAGRIMNLRFLAVRDNITVGTALEQVKESNLNPNELAIIFLIDKERYYKGFLQTVNLIKASPQVPVSELVEGTQIAASVDTRDLQAAKLLKDYDLPAIPVLDREGRLVGDITFDDVIDLVEEEATDAAYAKAGVGSLTGRDRVWSERLVRGAPWYAIRLRILFLIVTLVGGFLVGGVIERFEETLEAVVVAAVFIPLVMDMGGNVGTQSSTIFARGLAWNQIDVKRFYPYLFREVKIGLMMGAALGIMGGIVALFWQGIPNDAPEIGLAVGLGLFCVILLGSVLGACLPWIMLKAGFDHGPGADPFITTIKDFVGLLIYFSLVDLFLGIG from the coding sequence ATGCATCAAAATGTTCTCGAAGACTTATTACAACCGAATGCCCTACAAGCGGCAAAAAAAGAAGCTAATCAAATTCCAGCAACTGAATTAGTCCAACTCTTGATGGAGATTGACCCTGATAAACGGGTTCTTGCTTTTCGGCTATTAGATAAAGATAAAGCAATTGCTGTTTTTGAATATCTTCGCGCAGAAGAGCAGGCTGAACTCATTCAATCTATGGAAGATCCCAAGGTAATGCACTTGGTAGAAGCGTTGCCAGCAGATGAACGAGTGCGATTATTTGAGGAACTTCCTGCAAAAGTTACTAAGCGCCTTATCGGTAATCTTAGCCCCAATTCTCGGGAAAACGTTAACCGACTGCTTGGGTATCCTGAGCGCAGTGCAGGACGGATTATGAATCTGCGCTTTCTTGCGGTTCGCGATAATATTACCGTGGGAACAGCCCTCGAACAGGTCAAAGAGTCTAATCTTAATCCTAATGAGTTAGCAATTATCTTTTTAATTGATAAAGAACGCTATTACAAAGGCTTTTTGCAAACAGTCAACTTAATTAAAGCGAGTCCCCAAGTTCCAGTGAGTGAGCTTGTAGAGGGAACTCAAATCGCAGCTAGTGTCGATACCCGAGATTTACAAGCGGCGAAGTTACTCAAGGATTATGATTTGCCAGCGATTCCCGTGCTTGATCGGGAAGGGCGCTTAGTGGGGGATATTACCTTTGATGATGTCATTGATTTAGTGGAAGAAGAAGCCACTGATGCGGCTTATGCGAAAGCTGGGGTTGGTAGCTTAACCGGGCGCGATCGCGTTTGGAGTGAACGTCTGGTTCGTGGCGCACCTTGGTATGCAATTCGGCTACGTATTCTCTTTTTAATTGTTACCCTTGTTGGCGGTTTCTTAGTGGGGGGTGTAATCGAACGCTTTGAAGAAACCCTAGAAGCAGTGGTCGTGGCAGCAGTATTTATTCCGCTTGTAATGGATATGGGAGGAAATGTTGGCACGCAATCCAGTACCATTTTTGCTCGTGGTTTGGCTTGGAATCAAATTGATGTCAAACGATTTTACCCCTATCTTTTCCGAGAAGTAAAAATTGGCTTAATGATGGGGGCTGCTTTAGGAATTATGGGGGGTATTGTTGCTTTATTTTGGCAAGGAATCCCCAATGATGCGCCTGAAATTGGTCTTGCCGTTGGATTAGGGCTATTTTGTGTCATTCTCCTCGGGTCAGTATTGGGAGCTTGTTTACCTTGGATTATGCTGAAAGCTGGCTTTGACCATGGCCCTGGAGCCGATCCTTTCATCACCACGATTAAAGACTTTGTAGGACTGTTGAT
- a CDS encoding ATP-dependent Clp protease ATP-binding subunit — protein sequence MFEYFTDKAIKSVVLAQEEARRMKQNLVGSEQVLLGIIAEGTSEAAQILNQLGVKLQDARQIVEGLVGSGSDNVPANIPFTPRAKRIFEQALEISRQKSQETILPEHILLAMTQEEGVATKVLNQLGVEPQQVANQLQEALDNPNSGNDEPSAPAAATMGGEGRQRGFGFNQQQQQQSEGLKSFATNLTDRARNEEIDPIIGRDQEIERTIQILGRRTKNNPVLVGEPGVGKTAISEGLAQRIVRKDVPESLEDKEVYSLDMGLLVAGTRFRGEFEERLKKIVKEVQEAGNIILVIDEIHTLIGGGAMEGGMDAANLLKPALARGELQCVGTTTMDEYRQYIEKDAALERRFQPVMVDEPSIDETIEILKGIRAPYEEYHKIKITPEALEAAAKLSDRYINDRFLPDKAIDIIDEAGSRLHLSQSMAEKSNDDEQAAEITTDSEQMPILGLEEVATIVSSWTGVPVTKLTQAESELLLNLEDTLHERIIGQGEAVSAVSRAIRRARVGMKDEDRPIASFIFSGPTGVGKTELTKALAKYMFGDEEAMIRLDMSEYMDPQSVSKLIGSPPGFVGYEEGGQLTEQIRRRPYTVVLLDEIEKAHPDVFNSLLQVLDEGHLTDAKGRQVDFKNTLMIMTSNIGSKVIEKGGGGLGFELDTEEDNQYTRIRNRVQEEMKNYFRPEFLNRVDEVIVFRQLEKEEVVEIADLLLEEISARLREQQGVELEVSDRFKERVIEEGYDASYGARPLRRVLMRLLEDNLAQAILSGDISEGETARVDADDEGNILVGEANKQLQPVG from the coding sequence ATGTTTGAATATTTTACTGATAAAGCCATCAAATCAGTTGTTCTTGCTCAAGAAGAAGCCCGACGGATGAAGCAAAATCTGGTAGGCAGTGAGCAAGTCTTGCTGGGGATCATTGCCGAAGGAACCAGTGAGGCAGCACAAATCTTAAATCAGTTGGGGGTAAAACTCCAAGATGCGCGTCAAATCGTAGAAGGATTAGTGGGTTCAGGTTCAGATAATGTGCCAGCGAATATTCCCTTTACCCCCCGAGCCAAGCGTATTTTTGAACAAGCTCTTGAAATTTCTCGGCAAAAATCTCAGGAGACCATTCTGCCTGAACATATTTTACTGGCAATGACTCAAGAAGAGGGAGTGGCTACTAAGGTATTGAACCAATTAGGGGTAGAACCTCAACAAGTAGCTAACCAATTACAAGAAGCCCTAGACAATCCTAACTCAGGCAATGACGAACCTTCTGCGCCTGCCGCTGCTACTATGGGAGGAGAAGGTCGTCAACGGGGATTTGGCTTTAATCAGCAGCAACAGCAACAAAGTGAGGGCTTAAAGTCTTTTGCTACCAATTTAACCGATCGCGCTAGAAATGAAGAAATTGACCCCATCATCGGACGCGACCAAGAAATTGAACGCACCATCCAAATTTTAGGTCGTCGCACCAAAAATAATCCAGTCTTAGTGGGAGAACCGGGGGTGGGGAAAACAGCAATTTCTGAAGGACTTGCCCAGCGCATTGTTCGTAAGGATGTTCCTGAATCTCTAGAAGATAAGGAAGTCTATAGCCTTGATATGGGCTTATTAGTTGCTGGCACTCGTTTTCGCGGTGAATTTGAAGAACGCCTGAAGAAAATTGTCAAAGAAGTGCAAGAGGCTGGCAATATTATTCTGGTCATTGATGAAATTCATACTCTCATCGGCGGTGGTGCCATGGAAGGAGGAATGGATGCGGCAAACCTCCTGAAACCCGCTTTAGCCCGTGGAGAATTACAATGTGTGGGAACAACCACCATGGATGAGTATCGCCAGTACATCGAGAAAGATGCGGCGTTAGAACGGCGTTTTCAACCTGTCATGGTGGATGAACCTTCAATTGATGAAACCATCGAAATTCTCAAAGGTATTCGCGCGCCTTACGAAGAGTATCATAAGATTAAAATTACCCCCGAAGCTCTCGAAGCGGCTGCCAAGTTATCAGATCGCTATATTAATGATCGATTCCTGCCAGATAAAGCCATTGATATTATTGATGAAGCTGGCTCACGCTTACATTTAAGTCAGTCCATGGCAGAAAAATCTAATGATGACGAACAAGCCGCCGAAATCACCACCGATAGTGAACAAATGCCAATTTTGGGCTTAGAAGAAGTAGCAACGATTGTTTCCTCTTGGACGGGCGTTCCTGTGACTAAGCTCACCCAAGCCGAGTCTGAATTGCTGTTAAATCTTGAAGATACCCTCCATGAACGAATTATTGGACAGGGTGAAGCTGTCAGTGCGGTGTCTCGGGCAATTCGTCGCGCTCGTGTGGGCATGAAAGACGAAGATCGACCCATTGCGAGCTTTATCTTCTCTGGGCCAACAGGTGTGGGTAAAACCGAATTAACCAAGGCTTTAGCAAAATATATGTTCGGGGATGAAGAGGCGATGATTCGCTTAGATATGTCCGAGTATATGGATCCCCAAAGTGTTTCTAAGTTAATCGGCTCTCCCCCAGGATTCGTGGGTTATGAAGAAGGCGGACAATTAACAGAACAAATCCGTCGTCGTCCTTATACGGTGGTATTATTAGATGAGATTGAAAAAGCCCACCCTGATGTGTTTAATAGCCTCTTACAGGTTCTAGACGAAGGGCATCTCACCGATGCCAAAGGGCGACAAGTTGACTTCAAAAACACCTTGATGATCATGACTTCCAATATTGGCTCAAAAGTGATTGAAAAAGGTGGCGGTGGACTTGGTTTTGAATTAGATACGGAAGAGGATAACCAATACACTCGGATTCGGAATCGAGTTCAAGAGGAAATGAAAAACTACTTCCGTCCTGAGTTTCTTAACCGTGTTGATGAAGTGATTGTCTTCCGTCAACTGGAAAAAGAGGAAGTTGTGGAAATCGCCGATTTACTCTTAGAAGAAATCAGTGCGCGGTTACGAGAACAACAAGGGGTTGAGTTAGAAGTCAGCGATCGCTTTAAAGAACGGGTAATTGAAGAAGGCTATGATGCCAGTTATGGCGCACGTCCTTTACGTCGAGTTTTGATGCGGTTGTTGGAAGATAACTTAGCTCAAGCGATTCTCTCAGGAGACATTTCTGAAGGGGAGACGGCTCGCGTGGATGCTGATGACGAAGGCAATATCCTTGTCGGTGAAGCTAATAAACAACTGCAGCCGGTGGGCTAA
- the murD gene encoding UDP-N-acetylmuramoyl-L-alanine--D-glutamate ligase codes for MKAYVIGLGRSGIAAARVLKKQGWEVIISDRNLTPSLQETQRRLAQEGITVKLNDTPTIEEVKTVDTIIASPGVPWDIPLLVRAREYNIPVYGEIELAWRSLKDIPWVGISGTNGKTTTTALCAALFQGSGLNAPACGNIGDAACELCLKDSSWDWIIAEISSYQIESSQQLAPEIGIWTTFSPDHLERHYTLENYFQIKKSLLDRAHFKIINGDDPYLRSLAEENWSNVHWTSIKGLEGLIGEPSQGIYIEDGEVIAYGEKIINVSDFPMVGDHNLQNLLLAIGAARLAGLDKSAIAQSIINFKGVPHRLEPVCEINGVSFINDSKATNYEAAWVGLSSVSSPVILIAGGQAKTGNDEEWFNLIKEKAQAVLLIGEASSKFAQRLEEIGYQAYQEVETMNNAVKTAVKMAEKKQGSVVLFSPACASFDQYDNFEQRGDHFRKLCLSHHS; via the coding sequence ATGAAAGCATACGTAATTGGTTTAGGACGCTCTGGAATTGCGGCTGCCCGTGTCTTAAAAAAGCAAGGTTGGGAAGTAATAATCAGCGATCGCAACCTCACTCCCTCTCTCCAAGAAACTCAGCGTCGCCTAGCACAAGAAGGGATTACTGTCAAACTCAATGATACTCCCACGATTGAGGAAGTAAAAACCGTTGACACGATTATTGCTAGTCCTGGTGTTCCTTGGGATATTCCCCTGTTAGTCCGCGCCCGTGAATACAATATTCCTGTTTATGGGGAAATTGAATTGGCCTGGCGTAGTTTAAAGGATATTCCTTGGGTGGGCATTAGCGGAACTAATGGTAAAACCACCACAACTGCTCTTTGTGCGGCATTATTTCAAGGCAGTGGCTTAAATGCCCCTGCTTGTGGCAATATTGGGGACGCTGCCTGTGAGTTGTGCTTAAAAGATAGCAGTTGGGATTGGATTATTGCTGAAATTAGTAGTTATCAAATTGAATCATCGCAACAACTTGCCCCAGAGATTGGCATTTGGACAACGTTTAGCCCCGATCATCTCGAACGTCACTACACCCTTGAAAATTATTTTCAAATCAAAAAATCACTGCTCGATCGCGCTCACTTTAAGATTATTAATGGCGATGATCCCTATCTCCGCAGTTTAGCAGAAGAAAATTGGTCAAATGTGCATTGGACAAGTATTAAAGGGTTAGAGGGATTAATTGGTGAACCCAGTCAAGGCATTTATATTGAAGACGGGGAAGTTATTGCCTATGGGGAAAAAATCATTAATGTTAGTGACTTTCCCATGGTGGGGGATCATAATCTACAAAATTTACTATTAGCCATTGGCGCAGCCCGTTTAGCAGGATTAGACAAAAGCGCGATCGCGCAAAGTATTATTAATTTTAAGGGCGTTCCCCATCGCCTCGAACCCGTTTGCGAAATTAACGGAGTCTCCTTTATTAACGACAGCAAAGCCACTAATTATGAAGCTGCGTGGGTGGGATTATCTTCCGTTTCCAGTCCTGTTATTCTCATTGCAGGAGGGCAAGCCAAAACCGGTAACGATGAGGAATGGTTTAATCTTATTAAAGAAAAAGCCCAAGCTGTGTTACTCATTGGAGAAGCTTCTTCTAAGTTTGCTCAACGCTTAGAGGAAATTGGATATCAGGCTTATCAGGAAGTAGAAACCATGAATAATGCTGTTAAGACTGCCGTTAAAATGGCCGAGAAAAAACAGGGTTCTGTGGTGTTATTTTCTCCCGCTTGTGCCAGTTTTGATCAATATGACAACTTTGAACAGCGCGGTGATCATTTTCGGAAATTGTGTTTAAGCCATCACTCGTAA
- the pth gene encoding aminoacyl-tRNA hydrolase produces MSEIKLIVGLGNPGNKYDKTRHNIGFEVVDNLAKNWQLDWSKNNRFKGYYSEGAAPKIGKIRLLKPLTYMNNSGQAVRAVCDWYKFSPESVLIIYDDLDLPVGRLRLRSSGSAGGHNGMKSIISHLGTQDFPRLRIGIQKIDGSKDTIGHVLGKFSPEEQPHINEALKVAPDVIETVLIKGIEKAMNLYN; encoded by the coding sequence ATGTCCGAGATTAAGCTAATTGTTGGTTTAGGAAACCCCGGAAATAAATATGATAAAACTCGCCATAATATTGGTTTTGAAGTAGTGGATAATTTAGCTAAAAATTGGCAATTAGATTGGAGTAAAAATAATCGCTTTAAGGGGTATTATAGCGAAGGTGCTGCCCCAAAAATTGGCAAAATACGGTTACTGAAACCTCTAACTTATATGAATAATTCAGGACAAGCGGTGCGAGCAGTTTGTGATTGGTATAAGTTTTCGCCAGAGTCAGTTTTAATTATTTATGATGATCTTGATTTACCAGTAGGGCGGTTGCGTTTACGGAGTTCGGGATCAGCAGGGGGACACAATGGGATGAAATCAATTATTTCTCACTTAGGCACTCAAGATTTTCCCCGCTTGCGAATTGGGATTCAAAAAATTGACGGTAGTAAAGATACAATTGGTCACGTTTTAGGTAAGTTTTCCCCTGAAGAACAGCCTCATATTAATGAAGCCCTAAAAGTTGCTCCCGATGTAATAGAAACGGTGCTAATAAAAGGGATAGAAAAAGCGATGAATCTTTATAATTAA
- the carB gene encoding carbamoyl-phosphate synthase large subunit — translation MPRRTDLQKILVLGAGPIIIGQACEFDYSGTQACKALREEGYDVVLVNSNPATIMTDPETTERTYIEPLTPDVVEKIIAKERPDALLPTMGGQTALNVAVDLANAGVLEAYNVDLIGAKLPAISMAEDRQLFKQAMERINIPVCPSGIAASLEEARAIAQQEIGTYPIIIRPAYTLGGSGGGIAYNQEEFEEKAQLGLDASPVSQILVERSLLGWKEYELEVMRDLADNVVIICSIENFDPMGVHTGDSITVAPAQTLTDKEYQRLRDYSKQIIREIGVETGGSNIQFAVNPVDGEVVVIEMNPRVSRSSALASKATGFPIAKFAAKLAVGYTLDEIPNDITKQTPASFEPTIDYVVTKIPRFTFEKFPGSKSNLTTQMKSVGEAMAIGRTFCESFQKALRSLETGRYGWGCDREEELPSLNQVQASLRTATPDRAFSIRHGFQLGLTVEDIHKLTQIDPWFLHKLQEIAEGEAFLKATPLEAITAPQMREIKQLGFSDYQIAFATNTREGDVEQKRRELDIFPVYKMVDTCAAEFEAFTPYYYSTYEEGESEVIPSEKPKVMILGGGPNRIGQGIEFDYCCCHASFSLREGGYETIMVNSNPETVSTDYDTSDRLYFEPLTREDVFNIIAVERPRGIIIQFGGQTPLKLAVSLEEYLHRHQDTIPTKIWGTSPDSIDIAEDRERFEQILRELVIDQPPNGLARSYDEALIISGKIGYPVVVRPSYVLGGRAMEIVYSDQELEHYMSFAVQVEPEHPILIDKFLENAIEVDVDAIADQEGNVVIGGIMEHIEQAGVHSGDSACSLPYVSLPETVINTIRKGTTQLAKALKVVGLMNIQFAVQGDMVYILEANPRASRTVPFVSKATGFPLAKLASLVMSGKTLKQLNFTTEPKPKHIAVKEAVFPFDKFPETDVILGPEMRSTGEVMGIDYEFGKAFAKAELAAGQRLPLSGTVFVSTNDRDKQLLIPIVKDFIQLGFKIIATEGTKAALEAEGLEVELLLKLHQGRPHVLDAIKNRNIQLIINTPTGQEAQTDGQLIRRTALAYKIPMVTTMAGAKANVAAIRALKSGSLDVKALQEYIKEV, via the coding sequence ATGCCCCGTCGTACTGATCTCCAAAAAATTCTAGTTCTAGGCGCTGGCCCCATTATCATTGGGCAAGCCTGCGAGTTTGACTATTCCGGAACCCAAGCCTGTAAAGCCCTACGAGAAGAAGGCTATGATGTGGTGTTGGTTAATTCTAACCCAGCTACCATTATGACTGATCCGGAAACGACGGAACGCACCTATATTGAGCCCCTGACTCCCGATGTGGTAGAAAAAATTATCGCCAAAGAACGCCCCGATGCCCTTTTACCCACGATGGGGGGACAGACAGCGTTAAATGTGGCGGTGGATTTAGCCAATGCAGGGGTATTAGAAGCCTATAATGTGGATTTAATTGGCGCAAAATTGCCAGCTATTAGTATGGCTGAAGATCGCCAATTATTTAAGCAAGCCATGGAACGGATTAATATTCCTGTGTGTCCTTCAGGCATTGCTGCTAGTTTAGAAGAAGCTCGCGCGATCGCGCAACAAGAAATTGGCACGTATCCCATTATTATTCGTCCAGCTTATACCCTTGGGGGAAGTGGTGGCGGTATTGCTTATAATCAAGAGGAATTTGAAGAAAAAGCCCAATTAGGACTTGATGCTAGCCCTGTTTCTCAGATTCTCGTTGAACGCTCTCTTTTAGGCTGGAAAGAATACGAGTTAGAAGTAATGCGCGACTTAGCGGATAATGTCGTCATTATTTGTTCCATTGAGAATTTTGATCCCATGGGGGTTCATACAGGAGATTCTATTACTGTCGCACCAGCGCAAACTCTGACGGATAAAGAATATCAACGCCTACGAGATTACTCAAAACAAATTATTCGGGAAATTGGCGTAGAAACTGGGGGATCGAATATTCAGTTTGCGGTTAACCCTGTGGATGGGGAAGTAGTGGTGATTGAAATGAATCCTCGCGTGTCTCGTTCTTCTGCTTTAGCCTCCAAAGCCACAGGATTTCCCATTGCTAAATTTGCTGCCAAGTTAGCAGTCGGTTATACCCTAGACGAGATTCCCAACGATATTACCAAGCAAACTCCCGCCTCCTTTGAACCGACTATTGATTATGTAGTTACAAAAATTCCTCGCTTTACCTTTGAAAAATTCCCGGGATCGAAATCTAATTTAACCACGCAGATGAAGTCGGTGGGGGAAGCAATGGCAATTGGGCGCACCTTCTGTGAATCTTTCCAAAAGGCACTGCGTTCCCTTGAAACTGGGCGTTATGGTTGGGGATGTGACCGAGAAGAAGAACTCCCCTCTCTGAATCAAGTTCAAGCTAGCTTACGCACAGCAACCCCCGATCGCGCGTTTAGTATCCGCCACGGGTTTCAATTAGGCCTGACAGTGGAAGATATCCATAAGTTAACCCAAATTGATCCTTGGTTTCTGCACAAACTCCAAGAAATTGCTGAGGGAGAAGCCTTCTTAAAAGCCACACCACTAGAGGCAATAACAGCCCCACAGATGCGAGAAATTAAACAGCTAGGCTTCAGTGATTATCAAATTGCCTTTGCCACTAATACGCGGGAAGGAGATGTAGAACAAAAGCGCAGAGAACTAGATATCTTCCCGGTTTATAAAATGGTGGATACTTGCGCCGCCGAATTTGAAGCTTTTACCCCTTATTACTACTCTACATACGAAGAAGGAGAATCAGAAGTTATCCCTTCAGAAAAGCCAAAAGTGATGATTTTAGGCGGTGGACCCAATCGCATTGGACAGGGGATTGAGTTTGACTATTGTTGCTGTCATGCCTCTTTTTCCCTGCGAGAGGGAGGCTATGAAACGATTATGGTTAATTCCAACCCAGAAACCGTTTCTACTGATTATGACACCAGCGATCGCCTTTATTTTGAACCCTTAACTCGGGAAGATGTGTTTAATATTATTGCTGTGGAACGCCCACGGGGAATTATTATTCAATTCGGCGGACAAACCCCCTTAAAATTAGCAGTTTCCTTAGAAGAGTATTTACATCGGCATCAAGATACCATTCCCACGAAAATTTGGGGAACGTCTCCTGATTCTATTGATATTGCTGAAGACAGAGAACGCTTTGAACAGATTTTACGAGAATTAGTGATTGATCAACCTCCCAATGGGCTAGCAAGAAGTTATGATGAAGCCCTCATTATTTCTGGGAAAATTGGCTATCCCGTGGTGGTGCGTCCCTCTTATGTGTTGGGGGGTCGTGCCATGGAAATTGTCTATTCTGACCAAGAATTAGAACATTATATGAGTTTTGCCGTGCAGGTAGAACCCGAACACCCGATTTTAATTGATAAATTCTTAGAAAACGCGATCGAAGTTGATGTGGACGCGATCGCGGATCAGGAAGGAAACGTGGTCATCGGCGGCATTATGGAACATATTGAACAAGCAGGGGTTCACTCTGGCGACTCAGCTTGTTCTCTTCCCTATGTCTCTCTCCCAGAAACAGTTATCAATACCATCCGTAAAGGAACTACCCAACTTGCCAAAGCCTTAAAAGTAGTGGGCTTAATGAATATCCAGTTTGCTGTTCAAGGTGATATGGTTTATATCCTAGAAGCCAATCCTCGCGCCTCTCGTACCGTTCCTTTTGTTTCCAAAGCTACAGGATTTCCTCTGGCGAAACTTGCCTCCCTTGTAATGTCAGGGAAAACCCTAAAGCAATTAAACTTCACCACAGAACCGAAACCCAAGCATATTGCCGTGAAAGAAGCGGTATTTCCCTTTGATAAGTTCCCTGAAACCGATGTCATTCTGGGGCCAGAAATGCGTTCTACGGGAGAAGTAATGGGGATTGATTATGAATTTGGAAAAGCCTTTGCTAAAGCAGAATTAGCAGCCGGTCAACGTTTACCCTTATCAGGAACGGTGTTTGTTTCCACCAATGATCGGGATAAACAACTGTTGATTCCCATTGTGAAAGACTTTATCCAATTAGGCTTTAAAATTATTGCCACAGAAGGAACAAAAGCTGCCTTAGAAGCAGAAGGATTAGAAGTAGAATTATTACTAAAACTGCATCAAGGTCGCCCTCATGTTCTCGATGCCATTAAAAATCGCAATATCCAACTCATTATTAATACTCCTACTGGTCAAGAAGCCCAAACCGACGGGCAATTAATTCGTCGTACCGCCCTTGCTTATAAAATTCCTATGGTAACCACTATGGCTGGTGCAAAAGCAAATGTGGCAGCAATTCGGGCGTTAAAGTCAGGATCATTAGATGTGAAGGCGCTACAGGAGTATATTAAGGAAGTTTAA
- a CDS encoding alanine/glycine:cation symporter family protein gives MVEIIENINDAVNEVVWGIPFMVLLIGTGLYLTIRLRFFQFTHLITAWNETFGTFFTRRQSGEAGAITSFQAVSSAMAGTIGVGNIAGVSAAIATGGPGAVFWMWISALVGMATKFGEASLAVKYREIDPETGEVSGGVMYSIQNGLGQKWKPLAVLYAILSGFAAFGIGNMVQSNTVASELQDRLDIPGFAVGIVLLIFVGLVTLGGITRIAQTTEKIVPFMAILYMLASLIIIVLNLPAIPAAIGSIFYYAFNPSEAIGSFEGAAVGMAVQFGFARGIFSNEAGLGATSIVHAQAKNTPARQGMWGIWEVFIDTIIVCTMTALPILVTGSLGTGETGAVLASTSFDAALPGAGGWIITIGIVLFAYSTMLTWNFYGEKSWEYVFGSRVVIGYRVLFLGFIFVGAIGGLELVWGIADTMNGLMAAPNLISLLLLAKPIIGAKDRYLKGSDELQDEQVSTPEFE, from the coding sequence ATGGTAGAAATTATTGAGAACATTAATGATGCGGTTAATGAGGTGGTTTGGGGAATTCCCTTTATGGTTCTGTTAATTGGGACAGGGCTTTATTTAACCATTCGCCTCCGCTTTTTTCAGTTTACCCATTTAATCACCGCTTGGAATGAAACCTTTGGGACATTTTTTACTCGCAGACAAAGTGGCGAAGCTGGGGCAATTACCTCCTTTCAGGCAGTGAGTTCAGCCATGGCTGGAACCATTGGTGTTGGCAATATTGCAGGAGTTAGTGCCGCGATCGCGACAGGAGGGCCCGGGGCGGTTTTTTGGATGTGGATTTCTGCCTTAGTAGGAATGGCCACCAAGTTTGGAGAAGCCTCCCTAGCAGTGAAATATCGAGAAATTGACCCTGAAACAGGAGAAGTATCTGGCGGGGTGATGTATTCCATTCAAAATGGCTTAGGTCAAAAATGGAAACCCTTAGCAGTTCTCTATGCCATCCTATCTGGGTTTGCCGCCTTTGGCATTGGCAATATGGTGCAGTCTAATACGGTTGCCTCAGAATTACAAGATCGCTTAGATATCCCAGGTTTTGCGGTTGGCATTGTCTTACTGATCTTTGTCGGCTTAGTAACCCTCGGGGGAATTACTCGCATTGCCCAAACCACGGAAAAAATTGTTCCCTTTATGGCGATCCTTTATATGTTAGCTTCCCTGATCATCATTGTGCTGAACTTACCAGCTATCCCTGCAGCCATTGGTTCAATTTTTTACTATGCCTTTAATCCCAGTGAAGCCATTGGTAGTTTTGAAGGAGCAGCTGTGGGAATGGCAGTACAATTTGGGTTTGCTCGTGGGATTTTCTCCAATGAAGCAGGATTAGGGGCAACTTCCATTGTCCATGCTCAAGCTAAAAATACTCCAGCCCGTCAAGGAATGTGGGGAATTTGGGAAGTATTTATTGATACAATTATTGTCTGCACCATGACTGCTCTGCCTATTTTAGTCACGGGTAGTTTAGGAACAGGGGAAACAGGCGCGGTTCTTGCTTCTACCTCCTTTGATGCTGCCTTACCGGGTGCTGGCGGTTGGATTATTACCATTGGTATTGTCTTATTTGCCTATTCCACCATGCTTACTTGGAATTTTTACGGTGAAAAAAGTTGGGAATATGTATTCGGTTCTCGCGTCGTTATCGGGTATCGAGTCTTATTTTTAGGATTTATCTTTGTGGGTGCAATCGGCGGTTTAGAGTTAGTTTGGGGGATTGCTGATACTATGAATGGCTTAATGGCAGCTCCTAACTTGATTTCTCTATTACTGCTAGCAAAACCCATTATTGGTGCAAAAGATCGCTACTTAAAAGGCTCTGATGAGCTACAGGACGAACAAGTCTCAACCCCTGAATTTGAGTAA
- a CDS encoding MOSC domain-containing protein, which translates to MAEKGQIEAIWIKRFKGGPMDAVSEAKMIRGQGLVGNADQGGRRQITIIDADAWEKVNTELGTRIDPWQRRANIMIWGIDLAHSRKRILRLGECRVRIFFEAKPCERMDEVYLGLKEALNQQWRGGVCAEVITGGIIRVRDNLSVGWEN; encoded by the coding sequence ATGGCGGAAAAAGGACAAATAGAGGCAATCTGGATCAAACGATTTAAGGGTGGTCCCATGGATGCTGTGTCAGAAGCCAAAATGATCCGAGGACAAGGATTAGTGGGCAATGCTGATCAGGGAGGTCGCCGTCAAATTACCATCATTGATGCTGATGCTTGGGAAAAAGTTAATACTGAATTAGGAACTAGGATTGATCCTTGGCAAAGACGGGCAAACATTATGATCTGGGGGATTGATCTCGCCCATAGTCGCAAACGAATTTTACGGCTGGGAGAATGTCGGGTAAGGATTTTCTTTGAAGCGAAGCCCTGCGAACGAATGGATGAGGTGTATTTAGGATTAAAAGAAGCCCTAAATCAACAATGGCGCGGTGGTGTCTGTGCTGAAGTTATTACAGGGGGGATAATTCGCGTTCGGGATAACTTATCGGTAGGATGGGAAAATTAA